The following are encoded together in the Echeneis naucrates chromosome 9, fEcheNa1.1, whole genome shotgun sequence genome:
- the LOC115049265 gene encoding eosinophil peroxidase-like: MGRFFFLLAAAVYLCLLWQVNAESHLTRSQIEDAVTAAKATVDNAYEYSRQESIDRVRRNAANPSDVLRLLKQPAGPSRNVARSADYMDVAVKLLRRSLNRRPKRSINATDLISEEDLQVVAELTGCSPRHRVPSCRTTPNLNQYRTASSTCNNRENTRWGSSNIPFTRWLPAEYEDDISLPKGWTSNRRVNRHFLPLVREVSNRILRTANADVESDPLYTHLVTIFGQWTDHDLTFTPHSPVIRSFNNGIDCDKTCERTEPCFPIEVPEKDPRFGRKSEECMPFFRSTAGCGTGNTGHIFGASNVRQQMNTLTAFLDVGQVYGSDDAKARYLRNLTTDEGLLRVNTEYTDNGRELLPFSTMGANMCATRARITKDNETKEVPCFVAGDERVDENIGLTSLHTLLLREHNRLARALAQLNPHWDGERLYQESRKIMGGYFQVLTFRDYLLHIVGPDFIAKQLSTYPGYDENMDSSISNVFATAAYRFAHLMIQPFMFRLDDEYKEHSEYPTPLLHRAFFAPWRIIFEGGLDPILRGLVGRQAKLNTQDHMMPDELRDRLFEFSSELALDLAALNMQRGRDHGLPGYNKWRKFCGLSQPRNLEQLAEVMNNTELAENLLDLYGTPDNIDVWLAGVAEPFVPGGRVGPLFACLIATQFQRIRQGDRLWWEKEGVFTAAQGASLRETSLARIICDNTGITEVPERPFQYRPRGSGYTQCNDIPAFDLSPWKEGGSSSGPGPTKPYNPRNTDVNVAFSVRLGNNFPKAGVPITFRDVIYNGQNSYDITTGIFTCQYSGVYEFQFHCTINKKDASVDLLRNGKLVLHSFTTRQDGFITASGNTYIRLQKGDKVWLMANHGSNGLTKDSFFSGHLLFTE, encoded by the exons ATGGGtcgttttttctttctgctggcTGCAGCAGTTTACCTGTGCTTGCTTTGGCAGGTAAATGCAG AATCACATCTGACCAGGAGTCAGATTGAAGATGCAGTGACAGCAGCCAAGGCCACTGTGGACAATGCCTATGAATATTCCAGACAAGA GAGCATTGACCGTGTGAGGAGGAATGCAGCTAATCCATCAGACGTCCTCAGACTGTTGAAACAACCTGCTGGGCCAAGCCGTAATGTTGCACGTTCTGCAGACTATATGGATGTTGCAGTGAAGCTGCTGAGGAGGTCTCTGAATAGACGTCCAAAGCGCTCCATCAATGCCACAG ATTTGATCTCTGAGGAGGATCTGCAGGTTGTGGCTGAACTGACAGGCTGCTCTCCTCGACATCGTGTCCCTTCTTGCAGGACAACTCCCAATTTGAACCAATATCGCACTGCAAGCAGCACCTGCAACAACAG GGAAAACACTCGCTGGGGATCCTCCAACATACCTTTCACCCGCTGGCTCCCTGCAGAGTATGAGGACGACATCTCTCTACCGAAAGGCTGGACCTCAAATCGGAGAGTCAACAGACATTTTCTTCCATTG GTGAGGGAAGTGTCCAACCGAATTCTCCGCACTGCTAACGCTGATGTGGAGAGCGACCCGCTCTACACTCACCTGGTGACCATCTTCGGCCAATGGACTGACCATGACCTGACATTCACTCCTCATTCTCCTGTCATCCGCTCATTCAATAATGGTATTGACTGTGACAAGACCTGTGAACGCACAGAGCCTTGCTTCCCCATTGAG GTTCCAGAGAAAGACCCCCGTTTTGGCAGAAAGTCAGAGGAGTGCATGCCCTTCTTCCGCTCAACAGCAGGTTGCGGTACTGGCAACACTGGCCACATCTTCGGTGCAAGCAATGTCCGGCAGCAGATGAACACTCTCACAGCTTTCCTTGATGTAGGCCAGGTGTACGGCTCAGATGACGCCAAAGCTCGTTACCTCCGCAACCTTACCACAGATGAAGGCCTACTGAGGGTCAACACGGAGTACACTGACAATGGCCGTGAGCTCCTGCCCTTCAGCACCATGGGAGCCAACATGTGTGCCACACGAGCCCGCATTACTAAAGATAATGAAACTAAAGAGGTGCCCTGTTTTGTGGCTG GTGACGAGCGTGTAGATGAGAACATTGGTCTGACCTCTCTACACACATTGCTGTTGCGTGAACACAACCGTCTGGCACGCGCTCTGGCCCAACTCAATCCTCACTGGGACGGAGAGAGACTCTACCAAGAGTCCCGCAAGATCATGGGTGGATACTTCCAG GTTCTAACTTTTAGAGACTACCTGCTCCACATTGTTGGTCCAGACTTCATTGCCAAGCAGCTGTCCACCTATCCTGGTTATGATGAAAACATGGACTCCAGCATCTCCAATGTGTTTGCCACAGCTGCTTACCGATTTGCTCACCTGATGATTCAGCCTTTCATGTTTCGTCTTGATGATGAATACAAGGAGCACAGTGAATACCCCACCCCGTTGTTGCACAGAGCCTTCTTTGCACCATGGAGGATAATCTTTGAAG GTGGACTGGACCCAATCCTGAGGGGACTGGTGGGCCGACAGGCAAAGCTGAACACACAGGATCACATGATGCCTGATGAGCTGAGGGACAGACTTTTTGAATTCTCATCTGAGTTGGCTCTGGATCTGGCTGCTCTAAAcatgcagagaggcagagaccaTGGACTCCCTG GCTACAATAAATGGCGCAAATTCTGCGGCCTGTCACAACCACGAAATCTGGAACAGCTGGCAGAGGTCATGAACAACACCGAACTGGCCGAAAACCTTCTGGATCTGTATGGCACACCTGACAACATCGATGTGTGGCTGGCAGGAGTGGCTGAACCATTTGTCCCTGGAGGAAGAGTAGGACCGCTGTTTGCCTGCCTGATTGCCACTCAGTTCCAGAGGATCCGCCAGGGAGACAG GCTTTGGTGGGAGAAAGAGGGAGTCTTCACTGCAGCTCAGGGAGCGTCTCTGAGGGAAACATCACTTGCCCGAATCATATGTGACAACACTGGCATCACCGAAGTACCTGAAAGACCCTTCCAGTACAGACCTCGAGGATCTGGTTACACTCAGTGTAACGATATCCCAGCCTTTGACCTCAGCCCATGGAAGGAAG GTGGAAGCTCAAGTGGACCAG GACCCACAAAACCATACAACCCCAGAAACACTGATGTGAATGTTGCCTTCTCTGTGCGACTGGGAAACAACTTCCCCAAGGCAGGTGTGCCCATCACTTTTCGCGATGTCATCTACAATGGACAGAACAGCTATGATATCACAACAGGGATTTTCACTTGCCAGTATTCAGGTGTGTACGAGTTTCAGTTCCACTGTACAATCAACAAGAAAGATGCCAGTGTGGATCTGCTGCGTAATGGAAAGCTCGTTCTACACTCATTCACCACAAGACAGGATGGGTTCATCACAGCCAGTGGAAACACATACATTAGGCTTCAAAAGGGAGACAAGGTCTGGCTGATGGCCAATCATGGTAGCAATGGTTTGACCAAAGACAGCTTCTTTTCAGGACATCTGTTGTTCACTGAGTAG